One Pelodiscus sinensis isolate JC-2024 chromosome 24, ASM4963464v1, whole genome shotgun sequence DNA segment encodes these proteins:
- the LOC102447357 gene encoding kallikrein-15-like: MRLLGIALLLGAAAVPGGSFKLRGQPCHPHSQPWQAAIFDRSRYNCGATLISQRWVLTAAHCHTGPIHVRLGKYNLYTREGSEQHRAVAKALIHPGYNCTDHNNDIMLLKLHTPAALNRYVQPLGLASRCAEPGKQCSISGWSNAINAQENVSVILYCSTVHTISDEQCAADFPGHVNGNMLCAGLRGGGTDSCEGDSGGPLVCDGKLQGVVSWGDVPCLSTLKPGVYMNVCKYYNWLLATMWAN; this comes from the exons ATGCGTCTGCTGGGCATCGCTCTGCTCCTGGGCGCTGCAG CTGTGCCCGGTGGCAGCTTCAAGCTGCGTGGCCAGCCGTGCCACCCGCACTCCCAGCCCTGGCAGGCCGCCATATTCGACCGCTCCAGGTACAACTGTGGCGCCACCCTCATCAGCCAGAGATGGGTCCTGACTGCAGCCCATTGCCACACCGG CCCCATCCACGTGCGGCTggggaagtacaacctgtacaCGCGGGAGGGGAGCGAGCAGCACCGAGCCGTGGCCAAGGCCCTCATCCACCCCGGCTACAACTGCACAGACCACAACAACGACATCATGCTGCTCAAGCTGCACACGCCGGCCGCGCTCAACCGCTACGTCCaaccgctgggcctggcctcccggTGCGCGGAGCCAGGAAAGCAGTGCTCCATCTCGGGCTGGAGCAACGCCATCAACGCccaag AAAACGTCTCCGTCATCCTCTACTGCAGCACGGTCCACACCATCTCGGATGAGCAGTGCGCGGCCGACTTCCCCGGGCACGTCAACGGGAACATGCTGTGTGCCGGCCTGAGGGGCGGAGGCACGGATTCCTGCGAG GGTGATTCCGGAGGCCCACTGGTGTGTGATGGGAAGCTGCAGGGCGTGGTGTCCTGGGGGGACGTGCCTTGTCTCTCCACCCTGAAACCTGGAGTTTACATGAACGTCTGTAAATACTACAACTGGCTCCTGGCCACCATGTGGGCAAACTGA